Part of the Paludisphaera borealis genome, CACCGCCGTCGATGAGCTGGATCTTTCGGAACTGGACGACCTGCGATCCGTCCATGAAGACATCCGCCGCCAGATAAGCCGGCAGATCGTCGGTCAGGACGAGGTCGTCGAGCAACTGCTGATGGCCGTCTTCGCCCGCGGCCATTGCATCCTCGAAGGGGTGCCCGGCCTGGCGAAGACGCTGATGGTTCATGCGCTCGCGCAGTCGCTGTCGCTCGACTTCAACCGCATCCAGTTCACGCCCGACCTGATGCCCAGCGACATCACGGGCACCGAAGTGCTGTACGAGGACCGCCAGAGCGGCGCGCGTGAGCTTCGGTTCGTGCCGGGGCCGATCTTCGCCAACCTGATCCTCGCCGACGAGATCAACCGCACGCCTCCCAAGACCCAGGCCGCGCTGCTGGAGGCGATGCAAGAGCGGCAGGTGACCGCCGGCGGCCACCGCCACGTCTTGCCCGACCCGTTCTTCGTGCTGGCGACGCAGAACCCGATCGAGCAGGAGGGGACGTACCCGCTCCCCGAGGCGCAGCTCGACCGGTTCCTGTTCAAGGTGTTCATCACCTATCCCACGCCCGACGAGGAGCGGCGGATCTACCGGCTGACGACCGGCGTCGACCAGGCCGAGATCACGCCGATCGTCGACGGCGAGCGGATCAAGGCCCTCCAGCGCGTCGTCCGCCGGGTCCCCGTCTCGGACCACTGCATCGACTACGCGATGGACCTCGTCCGGGCGACCCGGGGGACCGAGTACGGCGGGCCGAAGTACATCGACGAATGGCTCTCCTGGGGTGCCGGCCCTCGCGCGGGGCAGTCGTTGATCCTCGCCTCCAAGGCCAAGGCCGCGCTCGAAGGCCGGCCGAGCGTCTCGGTCGACGACCTCCGCGCCGTCGCCCAGCCGGTGCTTCGTCATCGGCTGGTGGTCAACTACAACGCGCAGGCGTCCGGCGAGACGAGCGACACGATCGTGGCCCGGCTGCTCAAAGACGTCCCCGTACGGAAGGGAGCGCCCGATGCAGCCGCCTCGGAAATATTCCGATCCTGACGCCATCGCGCAGGTCGCCGACCTGAATCTGCGATCGCGACGGCTGGTCGAGGGGGCGATCAGCGGCCAGCACCGCAGTCCGTTCCACGGCTTCAACGTCGAGTTCGCCGAGTACCGCGAATACTCCCCCGGCGAGGACCTCCGCCGCCTCGACTGGCGGGTCTACGCCCGGTCCGACCGCCACTACATCAAGCAGTATGAGGAAGAGAGCAACGTCCGGGTCACTTTCCTCGTCGACGCCAGCGCGTCGATGAACTACCAGGGCAAGCGCGCGGCGCTCAGCAAGTTCGACTACGCCTCGACGCTCGTCGTCTCGCTGGCGATGCTGCTGACCCGCCAGCAAGACCCGGTCGGCCTCGTGCTGTTCGACGAATCGGCCGTGACGGTCGCTCCCCCTCGGGCCACCCAGGCGCAGATCCTGATGATCACGGGGCTCCTGGAGAAGTGCCGGCCGTCGCGGAAGACCGAGCTGGGCAAGATGCTCGTCTCGCTCGGCGACCAGTTCCGCCGTCGCAACATGATCGTGATCGTCTCGGACCTGCTCACCGACCTCGACGCGCTGTACGCCGGCCTCAACCGGCTCCGGTTCAGCGGCCACGAGGTCCTCATCATGCAGGTGCTTGATCACGACGAGATGGACCTCCCGTTCGACGGCCCGACGATCTTCAAGGACATCGAGGGGGAGGAGGAGCTGTTCGCCGAGCCCTGGGCCTTCCGGCGGTCGTACCAGGCCGCGATGGACGACTTCCTCGCGGGCGTGAAGAAGGAGTGCGGCGCGCGGGGGTACGACCACGTTCGGTTCTTCACCGACGAGCCGCTGGGTTCGTCGCTCAGCTACTTCCTCCACTCCCGGCAAGAAGCCAGCCGGCAGGGCCTGCGTTAGACCAAGACCACGGCGGACGCACTGACGACTCACTGGCCTGATCCTGGACGACGACCTCGACGCCATGACGTTTCTAAGCCCACTCCTGATCTGGGGGACGATCCTCGGCGCGATCCCCATCATCATCCACCTGCTGAACCGTCGCCGGTTCCGCCGCGTGGAATGGGCGCCGATGCATTATCTCCGGCTGACCATCCAGCGCAATCGGCGGAAGATCCAGCTTGAAGAGCTGCTTCTGCTGTTGCTGCGGATCGCGCTGCCGGTGCTGCTGTTCTTCTTCCTCGCGCGGCCGATTCCCAGCCCGACGGGCATGGAAAAGTGGATCGGCCAGGGAGGTCGGTCGAGCCAGATCGTCCTGATCGACGACTCGCTCAGCATGGGCTACGCGGCCGGCGAGGCCCCGGCCTTCGACCGCGCCGTGCAGGCCGCGGCGTCGCTGCTGGGGACGGTTCGGCCCCAGGACCGCTGCACCGTGCTGCGGACCTCGTCGCCCCGCGACCCCGTCGTGCACGACGTCGAGGGGAGCCGCCGCGACGAGCTGGCCGCCTCGGCCTCGGCCGTGTCGTTGAGCGCCACGCACGCCGCCTGGCCGGTGGTCCTGGAAGCGGTCGACGAGGTCTTGAAGTCGTGTACGTACCCGACCAAGCAACTGACCATCCTGACCGACCTGCGGCGCAGCGGCTGGGATCGCGAGGTGGCCGCCGTGACTCGGCGGTGGAGCGAGGAAGGCGTCCGGGTCCGGGTCGTCGACGTCGGAGTTCCCGAGGCCGCCAACGTCGCCCTGGAATCGATCGTTCCGGTGGATCGCACGGTCCTGGCCGGGGCCCCGAGCGCCTGGGAGGCGGTGATTCGCAACGACTCGCCCCGGACGCTCGTGGGGGCCAAGGCCGTGCTCCGGGTGGACGACAAGCCGAGCGAGCTGACCCTACCGGAAATCGCGCCGCACACGACCGCGAGGCTGCCGCTGTCGGTGGCGTTTCCGGGCTCGGGGCCGCACGAGTTCTCGCTCCAGCTCCCCGAGGACGAACTCCCGGGCGACAATCAGCGCTGGTCGGCCGTCGCGGTCAAGGACTCGCTCCTGATCCGCCTGGTCGACGGCGAGCCTTCGACCGAGCCGTTCGGGTCCGAGGTCGACTACCTGGCCGCGCCGTTGTCGATCGGCGTGGGGGCGGCCGAGGCCTGGCGCGTCGAGGTCGTCCCCGATCAGGACTTCCTCTCGCAGCGGTTGGAGCCCGCCGACGTCCTGGTCCTCGCGAACGTGGCCGCGCCGACGACCGAGCAGGCCGACCGCCTCGGCCGGCTGGTGCGGGCCGGCATGGGCCTGATGATCTTCACCGGAAGCAAGCTCGACGTCGGCCTCTACAACGACCTCTTGTACCGAGCCGAGAGCCGGCTGCTGCCGTTCCCGATGAAGTCGCTGTCCGACGCGAGCATTCGCGGCCTGATCGTCGAGCCGGTCCGGCCGTCGCCGCTGGAAAAGCTCATGGAGCTGAAGCCTTCGGCTCTGGAGCGGATCGCGGTCCGGCAGTTCATGACGGTCGACGAGGGGCGGGCCGAGAAGGAGAACGACAAGGACCAGGCGCGGGTTTTGGCCCGCTGGAACGACCCCGGCCGTTCGCCGGCCGTGGCCGAGCGGATCGCGGGCGAGGGCCGGGTCTTGCTCTGGACGACTACCGCCGACCGTGCGGGCAACGACTGGCCGATCGAGCCGAGCTTCGTGCTGGCCGTCCGGGAAGCCGTCCGAGGGGCGGCCCGGCCGACGCGGCTGGACAACACGATCACGGCCGGCGACGCGGTCCGGCGGGTGATTCACACCAGCCAGCAGGTCGGCAACGTCCGGCTCACCCCTCCCGGGGGCGCCGAGCCGACCTCGCTGGCGGCGGTCCCGCTCGAAGAACAGCCGACCGATGAGCGAGGGCCGGCCGTCGCGATCCAGTTCCCCGAATCCCGCCGCGCCGGGGTTTACCGCCTCGCCTGGGACGAAGGGCCGCTCGGCACGCAGCAAGACGTGTACGCCGCGAACCCCGACGCCCGCGAGAGTCGGCTCGAACGGATCGAGTCGGACGAGTTGAGGAAGTTGATGGAGCCGCTGGACGTCGAGGTCGTCGCCGTCCGCGGCGACGGCGCCGAGCAGTTCTCGCCGACGGGCCGCGAGATCTGGCGCGACCTGGCGTGCGGCCTGCTCGTGTTGTTGCTCGTCGAATCGATCTTCGCCACGTGGGTCGGTCGGTCACGTTGAGTCGAACGGAACCCTGGGGTTGAACGCGTCGTCATGAACCGATTCTGGCAATACCTACTGGGGATCGAGCCGACGTCGCCCGGCGTCGTCTCGGGCGTCGATTCGCATCTCGAATTCGCGTCGCTGCCGCGCGGCCTCGGGGCGGTCACGACGATACTCGGGGCGCTCGTGCTCATCGCCCTGATCTGGCGGCTGTACCGCTGGGAGCGCCGCGAACTGTCGGCGACCCGGCGCGCCCTGCTCGTCGGCCTGCGGATGCTGACGATCGCGGCCGTCGGGATCATGCTCCTCGAACCGGTGCTGGTCTCGACCCGCCGCGAGCAGGTGCGGTCGCACCTGGCGATGATCCTCGACGACTCGGAGAGCATGAAGTTCTCCGATCCCTACACCGACGACGCCAAGGCCGCCGAGATCGCGGCGAAGGTCAAGATGGAGAGCGCCGGCGGCAAGTCGCCCGTTGCGTTGCTCCGGGAGACGCCCCGGCTGGGGCTTGTGCAGAAAACGCTGGGCGCGAATCTCGACGCCCTCGGTCGCGGCCGCGACCTGTTCGTCTACGATCTGGAGACCGCGGCTCGCCCCGGCGCGGGCGAATCGGCCCGGTCGCGGAAGCTCGACGACGTCCAGGCTAAACGGCCGATCTCGCCGCTGGGCGACGCCCTGCAAGGCGTGCTCGCGGCCCATCGCGGCCAGCCGGTCGCGGGCCTGATCCTGGCCACCGACGGCCGCTCAAACACCGGTGAAGACCCGATCCGGGCCGTCCAGGCCGCGGCGCGGCAGAACATCCCGATCTACGCCATCGCCGCCGGAGCCGACGAGGGGCCTCGGAATATTCGTGTGGCCGAGGTCGAGGCCAGCCCCGTCGTCTTCGTCCGCGACCCGATGACGTTGGCCGTCGTGATCGAAGCCCGCGGCCTCCGCGACGCCGAGGCGACGGTCGTCCTGGAACAGCGGGCCAACGACGGTCCCTGGGAGCCGGCCGGTTCGCAGCGCGTGGTTCTGGGCGAGGACGGCATCCTCAAGCGGTCGACGTTCCGAATCACTCCGAAAGCCGTCGGCCAGTACGAGTACCGCGCGAAGGTCGAGGACGCCGGGCCCGAGCTGACGATGGACGACAACGTCGCGAGCGCGGCGGTTCGAGTCGTCCGCCAGCAGATCCGGGTGTTGCTGATCGCCGGCGGCCCGTCGCCCGAGGTCCAGTTCCTCCGCAACGCCCTGATGCGCGACCAGCACGTCGAGTTCGCCGGTTGGATGCAACACGTCGACCCGGGCTTCCGTCAGCCCGGCGACCGGCCGATCACCCGGCTGCCGAACAATGACGAGGAGCTGCGCCGGTACGACGCGCTGCTCTTAGTCGACCCCGACATCCGCGCGATGGGGGCGCAGTGGCCGGCGATGATCCAGCGGTTCATCGGTCAGGAAGGGGGCGGGCTGATCTTCGTCGCGGGCGAGCTGTTCTCGCAGCAGCTTTTCGAGGCGGTCGACCCCAAGGCGCCGGGGGGCGACTGGACCCGGATCTTGCCCGTCGTCCGCGATCCCGGGCTGTATCGCAGCGAGGCCGAGGTCCGGCTCAGTTCTCAGAACACGTACAGCCTCGACCTGACGCCCGAGGGACGGGGCGACCCGGTCTTCGAGTTCAACGCCGACCCGATCCGCAATCGGGCCGTTTTGACCAGCCTGCCCGGTATGTACTGGAGTTTTCCGGTCACCCGGGCTCGCCCCGGGGCGACGATCCTGGCCCGCCACGGCGACCCCCGGATGGCCAACCAGAACGGCCGCCACGTCCTGCTGGCGTCGCAGTTCTACGGGCCCGGCCGGACGGTCTTCATCGGCTTCGACAGCACCTACCGCTGGCGTTACATCGCGGAAGACTTCTTCGACGGCTTCTGGGCCCGGCTCGTGGACCGCGTGGGGCGGAGCAAGGCGCTCGGCGGCCGGTTCCCGTTCCAGGTCCACCTCGGCAAGAGCCTTTACCGCGTCGGCGAACGGGTCTCGATCGGCGTTCGCTACTCCGACCCCACGGCGCTGGCCGAGGCGGCCGAGCTGACCGCCGAGCTGGAAATCGCCGGCCAGCCCCCCGAGCCGCTCCGGTTCGAGAAGTCTCCCGATGACCCCGCCGTGCTGACGGCCGCCTTCCCGGCCCAGCAGGCCGGCGCGTATTCGCTGCGGATCGTGCCGGCGGCTTCGTCCGACCTGGGAGACGTGAAGGTCTCGACGACCACCTTCCGGGTCGAACCGCCGCGCCGCGAGATCGACGAGCCGGCGCTCAACCGGACGCTCCTGGCCGATCTCGCCCGCATGTCCGGCGGCCGCGTGTTCGAGCTGTCGGACGTCGGCCAGCTCGACGAGGCCATCCCGATGCGCGAGGTGACGCGCACCCTGGAAACCCGTGACGAACTCTGGGACGCCCCCCTGCTCTACGCGACGATCATCCTTGCGTTGACCGTCGAATGGGTCTTGCGAAAACTCTTCCGGATGGTGTGAACGAGAACCGCCGCGATCCCTGAAGACTCTGGAACCTCCACCGTGTCGATTCTGAACGACTTGCCGACGATCGAATCACTCCGCGACGATCAGCGCGCGCTGCGGGCCGACCTGTCGCGGCTGCGGCGGCGGTTGCGCATTCAGTTGATGCTGGAACTCATCGCCGAGGCGGCGGTCGCGCTGGCGGCGACGGGCGCTTTGCTCGTGCTCCTCGACTGGCAGCTCCGGTTGAGCCGTCCCGTCCGCTTGGTCCTGCTCGGCCTGAGCCTGGCGGTGATCGCCGGCTTCCTGGCGGTTCGAGCGGTCCGGCGGTGGCGGTCGTCGCGGCTCGACGAGCTTTCGCTGGCCGTGACGCTCGACCGCTTCCGGCCGGGGCTGGGCCAGCAGGTGGCCGACGTCCTCCAGCTTCCCGACTTGCTCGACGAGCCGAGGTCGGCGGTTTCGCCGGCGATGGTGCGGCTGGCCGTCCGCCAGGCGACCGAGGCCCTGGCCCGATCGGACTGGCGGTCGCTCTGGAATCGGCGGCGGACGGCGCTGCACGCCGTCGCGTTGCTCGTGGGAGCGGCCGTCCCGACCGTCTTCGCGGTCGCCGCGCCGGCCGCCGCCCGGCTCAGCTTCGCGCGATGGATCTTGGGCTCGAACGAGCGCTGGCCGCAGCAGACGTACCTCACCGTGATGGGCCTCGACGCCCGAGGCCGGCTGCTCGCCCCGCGCGACGAACGCATCCTGATGGAGGTCCGCACCGACCTGCCGCTGACCGAGTCGCGGGGCGATCGCTGGTCGGTCGGTGGTCGGGGCGAACCGTTGATCCTGCGGCGCAAGCCCGATCACCCTCGGCAGCCCCGCGAGGTCGCCCTCCGCGAGCGCACGGCGAAGAACGCGATCCGCTCGGGGATGATGGTCGAGACCGACCCGGTGCGGTTCCGGTACGAGTTCCCGCCGTCGTCGTCCTCGTCGTCCTTCGAGCTGACCGGCGGAGACGACTGGCTCGGGCCGATCACCGTCGACCGCGTCGACCGCCCCGCGCTGGCCGCGACCAAGCTCCGCGTCAAGGAGCCCGGCACCGCCGACCCCGAGTTCCGCGCGATCGACGACGCCGGTCAGCACCTGCTCTTTCTGCCCGATTCCGAGATCGAGCTGACGCTGGTCGGCACCGAGGCGCTGTCGGAGGCGCAGATGAAGATCCACCCCGGCGCGGCTCCGGAGTTGAAGCGGATCGACGACCGGTCGTTCGTCGCGTCGTGGACGCTCCGCGAGGCCGTGACCCTGGAGATCCTTCTCACCTCGGCCGATACCGGGCTGGCGTCGAAGACGTCGTTCCTGTCGATCGGCCTGCTCCGCGACCGCGAGCCGCGCGTAACCTTGCGGGCCTCGGGCGTCGGCGGCCACGTCACGCCGATCGCCACGATCCCGCTCACCATCGCCGCGACCGACGACTTCGGGCTCGCCGTGCTCCGGATTCAGGCCGATCGCTCGGTGTTGGTCGAAGAGAAGGACAAGCCCGAACAGAAGGTCGTGCGGTCGACGATCAACCTGCCGTTCGAGGTCGACCCGGCGCACCCGACCCTTGACCTCCAGGTCCGCCACGACCTCAGCCTTCAGTCCGACCCGCCCAAGGTGGGGGCGGTTCTCCGCTTCACCGGCGAGGCCGACGACCGTTGCGCCCGAGGGGTGCAGACCGGTCGGTCGAGCGTCCTGGCCTTGTCCGTCGTCTCGGCCGACGAGCTGTTTTATGAGATCCTGATCCGACAGCGGGCCGAACGGACCAAGTTCATGAGCGTTCTGGAGGCGGCCGAAAAGAACACGCCGACGCTGGAAGGCTCGCCGACGGCCGAGGATCTCGTCCGCGTGATGAGGACCGAGCAGTCGGGAGCGCGGCAGCTTGAGCAGATCACCGGCCGGGTCGCCGACACGCTCCAGGAGATGAAGCTGAATCAGATCGGCTCGCCCAAGTCGCATCGACTACTTCAGGAAGGGGTCGTCGAGCCGCTGCGAGCCCTGACGACCGGGCCGATGGCCCAGCTTCGCGGCATGCTTCAGACGCTCGCCGGCGCGGCGGCGGCTCCCGGCGCTTCGAAAGACGCCGCTCGACTTCTGCACGCCGAAGTTGTTACAAAGATGAAGAACATCCTCGAACAAATGTCGCAGTGGGAAAGCTTCGTCGACGTCGTCAACCAGGTCGCCGAAGTCATCAAGATGGAGCAGAAGGTTCTCCAAGAAACCGAAAAGGCTCGCGAAACGCGCACGCAGGAGGTCTTTGATGACAAGCCCTAGCACGCACGCCTCACGAGTCGACTCGCGAGGCGAATCCGCCGGTCGACCCGCTCCGGCGTTCCGGCGCCTCGTTTTCGGTCTCGCCCTCGCCCTGCTCGCGGTCGCATCGAGCGGCTCGGCCCGGGCTCAAGACGCCAAGGCCGCGGCCGACGGCGTGTTCGACGAGGAGAAGAAGGACGCCGACGCCAAGAAGGCCGACGACGCGAAGTCGAACCCTCCCGACAAGGCCCCGGCCGTCTCCGACCGCGACACGATCGGCTTCACGCAGGACAACGTCGCCGCCCAGATGAACGAGCTGGAGGAGCGGATGTTCCGGCTCTCCGAGGCGCTCCGCAGCCTCGAACCCGAGAACGCATCGCGGCTCCGCCTGGCCCTCAAGTTCTCTCGCGAAGAGCTGATCCTCCAGCAGATGAAGGAGACCCGCAAGCTCCTTACCGACACACAGTTGAGCAAGGCCGAGACCGAGGTCCGCGAGATGCTGGCCAAGCTCGACCACCTGCGCCGGCTGCTGCTGGCGGAAGATCTCGACTTCCAGATGAAGCTGGCGCGATTGCGGCAGATGCGCGAGACGATGGGCCAGCTTGAGCGGATCATCCACGAGGAGCGTCGCGAGCTGGCCTGGTCGCGATCGGCCGACGAGCGCCAGGCCGACCTGACGGCGCTCGTCGCCAAGCGGACGAGCGTCGAAGCCCTCGTGCGCGATCAGAAGGGCGTGATCGAGGAGACCCGCGCGGCCGCCGCCAAGGGCGCCGCGGCGGCGGAATCGCGCGACGCCGTTGCGAAGAAGGAAGCCGAGATCCAGAAGAAGGCCGCCGAGCTGGCCGCCGACCCGGCGTTCGCTCCCCTTCAGCCGCCTCATCTAAAGGAAGCCGACGGCCCCTTGGCCGACGTGCAGGCGCACCTGAAGACCACCAACTCGGGCGCGGCCGTCGCATCGGAGGAGATGGCCCTCGCGGGCTTTCAGAAGGAGCTCGATCGCCTCGCGGGCCGGATCGGCGAGGTGGAGAAGGCGATCGCCAAGCCCGAGTTCCTGAAGTTCGAAAAGGATCAGACCAAGAACCGCGCCTCGGCCGACACGCTGGCGACCGTCTCGGCCCGCCTCGGCGACAAGGGCGTCGCGCTCCAGAAAGATCTGATCCGGGCGTCGGGGGCGATGCAGGAAGCCGAAAAGGAGCTGGACCGCACCGCCGCGAAGCCCGCCGCGACCGACCAGCGCGAGGCGCTCAAGCACCTGGTGAAGGCGAGCGACGGCCTGGGCAAGGGGATCGAAGGCCTCCTCGTCGAGCTTCGCTCCGAGCTGCAAACGCGGATTCTCGCCGAGCTGACCGAGATGCACGAGATCCAGTTGTCGATCCGCGAGACCACCGAGTCGCAGGCGGCCCGCGCCGCGCAGAAGTCGCGGACGGCGCTGATCCTGATCGCCGGCCTGTCGCAGAAAGAGGCCGAGCTGGCCGACCGCATCGACCAGCTTCGCGCCTTGACCGAGGAGACCGAGTTCGGCATCGCGCTGCCGACCTCGCTGCGCGTCATCGGCCGCGAGATGACCAAGGTTCAAGGGTGGCTCAAGGAGGGGGACGCGACCGAGCACACGGTCGTCATGGAGAAGCGGATCGAGGAAGATCTGCTGGCGCTCGCCGAGGCGATGCGACGGCTGCCTCCTTCCACGCCCCCCAAGCCGAACACGCCGCTGCCGACCGAGCCTCGGGCCCGCGAGCGCGAGCTGAACCGCCTGATCGCCGAGCTGAAGATGATCCGCCTGCTCCAGAGCCGGCTCAACGACGACACCGTCGAGACCGATCACGGCAGGCCCAAGGAACAGGTGCTCACGCCTCCTTTGAAGCGCCTGATCGAGGCGTTGAAATCGTCCCAGGACGAGATTCACGAAACGCTCGCCAAACTGTCGAAACGGTACGAAGGGGGCGGCGAGGACGAAGCCGGGGCCGACGCGCCCGGCGAAGCCGATCAGGCGAAGCCGACCGATCCCTGAACGCCGCGTGAGATGGAGACCCCCGGGGCGGACCCGAGGGTCGTCCGGTCCGTCCCGATCCTCGAAGACGAAGGGATAATGCCATGAAGACACGTTTGCGCGTCCTTGGCCTGGCCGCGGCCGTTTCCGGCCTCTCCAGCGCCGCCTTCGCCGTCGGGCCGACGCCCGCGCCCGCGCAGCCGCCGACGATGTCGGCGATCGCCGGCAAGATGAACGTCGTAGTCGGCTCGCTGGCCAAGACGGTGACCGGCGAGCCGGTCCAGAAGGATCAAAAGGTCATCCTCCGCAACCTCGACGCCCTGATCGCCGCGCTCGAGAAGGAGTGCCAGGCCTGCAAGAACGGCATGGCCGGGAACCGCCCGAAACGGCCCGCGCCCGATTCCAACATCCATGGCGGCACCGGCGGCATCGGCGACCTGGTCGAGCCGGGCAAGGGGGACAAGGACTGGACCAAGCTCACCCCTCGCGAGCGGGACCGGATCTTGCAGTCGATGTCCGAGGGCTTCCCGCCCGAGTACCGCACGGTCCTCGAACGCTACTACCGCCGGCTTGCCGAAGAGAAGACGACCAAGCCGGGCGCCGAGGCCGCCGACGCGAAGGCCGACGCCGACGCCGAAGGCGACGCTCCCGACATCCGTTGAGATCGAGACGCTTCGAGCGCGAGGCGGTTTCCTTGACGACGCACCTTTGTTGAGGCGGGACGCGATGCAGGCGACGATTTTGGTGTTGATCGCCCTCACCGGCCAGTTCGGGCAGCCGGGACAGCCTGGTCAGCCGGGCCAGCCAGGGCAGCCGAAGGCGAGCGGCGGCACGTATGCGCGGTCGCTCGCCGCCGGCCGGCTGGACCAACCCACGCTCGACGCCGAAGGGTACGGCGAGACGAAGGCGTTCCATCGCGAGGACGACGGCCTCCGCGTCATCCTGGCGCCGGGCGCCAAGGAGACCGGCTGGAAGACGCCCCAGCAAATGCGGTTCGG contains:
- a CDS encoding DUF58 domain-containing protein — translated: MQPPRKYSDPDAIAQVADLNLRSRRLVEGAISGQHRSPFHGFNVEFAEYREYSPGEDLRRLDWRVYARSDRHYIKQYEEESNVRVTFLVDASASMNYQGKRAALSKFDYASTLVVSLAMLLTRQQDPVGLVLFDESAVTVAPPRATQAQILMITGLLEKCRPSRKTELGKMLVSLGDQFRRRNMIVIVSDLLTDLDALYAGLNRLRFSGHEVLIMQVLDHDEMDLPFDGPTIFKDIEGEEELFAEPWAFRRSYQAAMDDFLAGVKKECGARGYDHVRFFTDEPLGSSLSYFLHSRQEASRQGLR
- a CDS encoding AAA family ATPase translates to MSTAVDELDLSELDDLRSVHEDIRRQISRQIVGQDEVVEQLLMAVFARGHCILEGVPGLAKTLMVHALAQSLSLDFNRIQFTPDLMPSDITGTEVLYEDRQSGARELRFVPGPIFANLILADEINRTPPKTQAALLEAMQERQVTAGGHRHVLPDPFFVLATQNPIEQEGTYPLPEAQLDRFLFKVFITYPTPDEERRIYRLTTGVDQAEITPIVDGERIKALQRVVRRVPVSDHCIDYAMDLVRATRGTEYGGPKYIDEWLSWGAGPRAGQSLILASKAKAALEGRPSVSVDDLRAVAQPVLRHRLVVNYNAQASGETSDTIVARLLKDVPVRKGAPDAAASEIFRS
- a CDS encoding DUF4175 domain-containing protein, which encodes MTSPSTHASRVDSRGESAGRPAPAFRRLVFGLALALLAVASSGSARAQDAKAAADGVFDEEKKDADAKKADDAKSNPPDKAPAVSDRDTIGFTQDNVAAQMNELEERMFRLSEALRSLEPENASRLRLALKFSREELILQQMKETRKLLTDTQLSKAETEVREMLAKLDHLRRLLLAEDLDFQMKLARLRQMRETMGQLERIIHEERRELAWSRSADERQADLTALVAKRTSVEALVRDQKGVIEETRAAAAKGAAAAESRDAVAKKEAEIQKKAAELAADPAFAPLQPPHLKEADGPLADVQAHLKTTNSGAAVASEEMALAGFQKELDRLAGRIGEVEKAIAKPEFLKFEKDQTKNRASADTLATVSARLGDKGVALQKDLIRASGAMQEAEKELDRTAAKPAATDQREALKHLVKASDGLGKGIEGLLVELRSELQTRILAELTEMHEIQLSIRETTESQAARAAQKSRTALILIAGLSQKEAELADRIDQLRALTEETEFGIALPTSLRVIGREMTKVQGWLKEGDATEHTVVMEKRIEEDLLALAEAMRRLPPSTPPKPNTPLPTEPRARERELNRLIAELKMIRLLQSRLNDDTVETDHGRPKEQVLTPPLKRLIEALKSSQDEIHETLAKLSKRYEGGGEDEAGADAPGEADQAKPTDP
- a CDS encoding BatA domain-containing protein, which produces MTFLSPLLIWGTILGAIPIIIHLLNRRRFRRVEWAPMHYLRLTIQRNRRKIQLEELLLLLLRIALPVLLFFFLARPIPSPTGMEKWIGQGGRSSQIVLIDDSLSMGYAAGEAPAFDRAVQAAASLLGTVRPQDRCTVLRTSSPRDPVVHDVEGSRRDELAASASAVSLSATHAAWPVVLEAVDEVLKSCTYPTKQLTILTDLRRSGWDREVAAVTRRWSEEGVRVRVVDVGVPEAANVALESIVPVDRTVLAGAPSAWEAVIRNDSPRTLVGAKAVLRVDDKPSELTLPEIAPHTTARLPLSVAFPGSGPHEFSLQLPEDELPGDNQRWSAVAVKDSLLIRLVDGEPSTEPFGSEVDYLAAPLSIGVGAAEAWRVEVVPDQDFLSQRLEPADVLVLANVAAPTTEQADRLGRLVRAGMGLMIFTGSKLDVGLYNDLLYRAESRLLPFPMKSLSDASIRGLIVEPVRPSPLEKLMELKPSALERIAVRQFMTVDEGRAEKENDKDQARVLARWNDPGRSPAVAERIAGEGRVLLWTTTADRAGNDWPIEPSFVLAVREAVRGAARPTRLDNTITAGDAVRRVIHTSQQVGNVRLTPPGGAEPTSLAAVPLEEQPTDERGPAVAIQFPESRRAGVYRLAWDEGPLGTQQDVYAANPDARESRLERIESDELRKLMEPLDVEVVAVRGDGAEQFSPTGREIWRDLACGLLVLLLVESIFATWVGRSR